Proteins co-encoded in one Novosphingobium sp. PP1Y genomic window:
- a CDS encoding NAD+ synthase: MPDTLKITLAQLNQSVGDIPGNAEGVLAARKQAAGSDLIVFPELHLVGYPPEDLILKPSLIERAAAELQTLARASASDGPAMLVGTAIVLDGALHNAVALLDQGKVAAVRLKHELPNYGTFDEMRLFQPGPLPEPMILRGTMIGVPICEDIWQPEVCRHLADFGAEIFICVNGSPYEINKDALRIEGVAKRRAVDTGLPLAYLNRVGGQDELVFDGASFVINGDGGLAVQLRDWEEQVVQTNWTKTAQGWRCDRGQLETLAEHPEDIYCAMVLALRDYVNRNGFPGVVLGLSGGIDSATCAAIAVDALGAERVWGVMMPSRFTSQESLDDAAACARALGIRYSVMPIGSAVDGFDAMLGEVFDGTNRGLAEENLQSRVRGTALMALSNKFGPMLMTTGNKSEMSVGYATIYGDMAGGYNPLKDAYKMTVFAISRWRNRHVPRIGLGPEGPLIPERMFTKPPTAELRANQRDSDSLPPYDMLDPILLGLVEHDKSVEQVVAEGFDRATVEHVERLLHLAEYKRRQAPPGVKLTARNFGRDRRYPITHAFRSGGEVSDVPLGTAGSSST; the protein is encoded by the coding sequence ATGCCCGATACGCTGAAGATCACCCTCGCGCAGCTCAACCAGTCGGTGGGGGACATCCCGGGCAATGCAGAGGGCGTATTGGCGGCGCGCAAGCAGGCCGCAGGGTCCGACCTGATCGTATTTCCCGAACTGCACCTCGTCGGCTATCCGCCCGAGGATCTCATTCTCAAGCCTTCGCTAATCGAACGGGCCGCTGCCGAGCTGCAGACGCTTGCCAGGGCGAGCGCCTCGGATGGGCCCGCGATGCTGGTCGGTACGGCTATCGTCCTCGATGGTGCGCTGCACAACGCGGTTGCCCTGCTCGACCAGGGCAAGGTCGCTGCCGTCCGCCTCAAGCATGAGCTGCCCAACTACGGCACTTTCGACGAGATGCGGTTGTTCCAGCCGGGACCGCTTCCTGAACCGATGATCCTGCGCGGCACGATGATCGGCGTCCCGATCTGCGAGGATATCTGGCAGCCCGAAGTCTGCCGCCATCTTGCCGATTTCGGCGCCGAGATCTTCATTTGCGTCAACGGCAGCCCTTACGAGATCAACAAGGACGCGCTGCGTATCGAAGGCGTGGCCAAACGCCGCGCGGTCGATACCGGCCTGCCGCTCGCCTATCTCAATCGCGTCGGCGGGCAGGACGAGCTGGTCTTCGACGGGGCGAGCTTCGTCATCAATGGCGACGGCGGCCTCGCCGTCCAGCTGCGCGACTGGGAAGAGCAGGTCGTCCAGACCAACTGGACCAAGACGGCGCAGGGCTGGCGCTGCGATCGCGGACAACTGGAAACGCTCGCCGAGCATCCCGAGGATATCTACTGCGCCATGGTCCTGGCGCTGCGAGACTATGTGAACCGCAACGGCTTTCCGGGCGTTGTGCTGGGTCTGTCGGGTGGAATCGATTCGGCGACATGCGCCGCCATTGCCGTCGACGCGCTCGGGGCGGAGCGGGTCTGGGGGGTAATGATGCCGTCGCGCTTCACCAGCCAGGAAAGCCTCGACGATGCCGCAGCTTGCGCAAGGGCGCTGGGCATTCGCTATTCGGTCATGCCGATCGGCTCCGCGGTGGACGGTTTCGATGCCATGCTCGGCGAGGTTTTCGACGGCACGAATCGCGGACTGGCGGAAGAAAACCTGCAGTCGCGGGTGCGCGGCACCGCGCTCATGGCCCTGTCCAACAAGTTCGGTCCGATGCTGATGACCACCGGCAACAAGAGCGAGATGAGCGTCGGCTACGCCACGATCTACGGCGACATGGCGGGCGGCTACAATCCGCTCAAGGACGCCTACAAGATGACTGTCTTCGCGATCTCGCGCTGGCGCAACCGGCACGTGCCGCGGATTGGCCTTGGGCCAGAAGGCCCGCTGATTCCCGAACGCATGTTCACCAAGCCGCCGACGGCCGAGCTGCGGGCGAACCAGCGCGATTCGGACAGCCTGCCGCCTTACGACATGCTCGACCCGATCCTCCTCGGCCTGGTCGAGCACGACAAGAGCGTGGAACAGGTGGTTGCCGAAGGTTTCGATCGCGCGACGGTCGAGCATGTCGAACGGCTGCTGCACCTTGCCGAATACAAGCGACGCCAGGCACCTCCGGGCGTGAAGCTGACCGCGCGCAATTTCGGCCGCGACCGTCGCTATCCGATCA
- a CDS encoding metalloregulator ArsR/SmtB family transcription factor, translating to MRIDPLLRALSEPTRLRIMRLLAHMELAVGELAQVLGQSQPRVSRHIRILCDAGLAERRKEGSWVFLRSAVSENGAPPLGAAAARLLAIAERDDTTFAARCAEDRRHLAAIRAAREASAEAYFARHAQEWDTLRQLHGADEPVEAALLGKLDGEKAGKLLDIGTGTGRMAELLADRASHVTALDKSPEMLRIARARLQSLPSDKLDLVQGDFTALPFAEAAFDTVLFHQVLHFAQEPATVLAEAARVTRPGGRIAVVDLAAHEREELRERHAHARLGFSDEQMLGLLTDAGFAPESPAALPGDPLTVKIWTGRRSSGTAPANQDNAKGKAARP from the coding sequence ATGCGGATCGACCCTCTCCTGCGGGCTCTTTCGGAGCCGACGCGCCTGCGCATCATGCGTCTTCTGGCGCACATGGAGCTTGCCGTCGGCGAGCTTGCCCAGGTGCTCGGGCAGAGCCAGCCGAGGGTCTCTCGCCATATCCGAATCCTGTGCGATGCCGGCCTTGCCGAACGCCGCAAGGAAGGCAGCTGGGTCTTCCTGCGCAGCGCCGTGAGCGAGAACGGGGCCCCGCCGCTGGGGGCCGCCGCGGCCCGCCTACTTGCCATCGCTGAGCGCGACGACACGACCTTTGCCGCGCGCTGCGCCGAGGATCGCCGCCACCTTGCCGCGATTCGCGCCGCGCGAGAGGCAAGCGCCGAAGCCTACTTTGCCCGCCATGCACAGGAGTGGGATACGCTGCGCCAGCTCCATGGCGCCGACGAGCCGGTAGAGGCCGCGCTGCTCGGCAAGCTCGACGGCGAGAAGGCAGGCAAGCTGCTCGACATCGGCACCGGCACCGGACGCATGGCCGAGCTTCTCGCCGACCGCGCCAGCCACGTCACCGCGCTCGACAAAAGCCCGGAGATGTTGCGAATTGCGCGCGCCCGCTTGCAATCTTTGCCATCGGACAAGCTCGATCTGGTGCAGGGCGACTTTACCGCGCTGCCTTTCGCCGAAGCGGCATTCGATACCGTGCTGTTCCACCAGGTCCTGCACTTTGCTCAGGAACCCGCGACCGTACTGGCCGAAGCCGCACGCGTCACCCGCCCGGGCGGGCGCATCGCCGTCGTCGATCTCGCCGCGCATGAACGCGAGGAACTGCGCGAGCGTCACGCCCACGCCCGACTCGGCTTTTCGGACGAGCAGATGCTCGGACTTCTCACCGACGCGGGCTTCGCGCCCGAATCGCCCGCGGCTCTGCCGGGGGACCCTCTCACCGTGAAAATCTGGACGGGACGCCGCAGCTCAGGCACGGCGCCCGCGAACCAGGATAATGCTAAAGGAAAGGCCGCGCGCCCATGA
- the metF gene encoding methylenetetrahydrofolate reductase [NAD(P)H], whose translation MTAAIRPADAPLFGVQPGDISVSFEFFPPKTEKMEMQLWEAITQLAPLHPSFVSVTYGAGGSTRERTHATVSRIIRETDLVPAAHLTCVAASKAQIDEIVDRYWEAGVRHIVALRGDPPPADGSIFVPHPEGYANAADLVAGIKARHDFDISVAAYPEIHPEATSAETDLDNLKRKLDAGASRAITQFFFSTDAYFRFLDKALAAGITAPILPGIMPVTSFAAIRRMSGNTEIPAWLEAMFEGLDDRPGPRALVAAVAAADLCKRLYDGGVRDFHFYTLNRAEQAYAICQLLGLRPKEIG comes from the coding sequence ATGACCGCCGCAATCCGACCGGCTGACGCTCCCCTGTTCGGGGTGCAGCCGGGCGATATCTCCGTCTCCTTCGAATTCTTCCCGCCCAAGACGGAGAAGATGGAGATGCAGCTCTGGGAAGCGATCACCCAGCTTGCCCCGCTCCACCCGAGCTTCGTCTCGGTCACTTACGGCGCGGGCGGCTCGACCCGCGAACGGACCCATGCCACGGTCTCGCGGATCATCCGCGAGACCGACCTCGTGCCCGCCGCCCATCTTACCTGCGTTGCGGCGAGCAAGGCCCAGATCGACGAGATCGTCGACCGCTACTGGGAAGCGGGCGTGCGCCATATCGTCGCCCTGCGCGGCGACCCGCCGCCGGCCGACGGCAGCATCTTCGTGCCCCACCCGGAAGGCTACGCCAATGCCGCCGATCTGGTCGCCGGGATCAAGGCGCGCCACGACTTCGACATCTCGGTCGCCGCCTATCCCGAAATCCACCCCGAAGCGACGAGCGCCGAGACGGACCTCGACAACCTCAAGCGCAAGCTGGATGCAGGCGCCTCGCGCGCGATCACCCAGTTCTTCTTCTCGACGGACGCCTATTTCCGCTTTCTCGACAAGGCGCTGGCCGCCGGGATCACTGCGCCGATCCTGCCCGGCATCATGCCGGTAACCAGCTTCGCCGCGATCCGCCGCATGTCAGGCAATACCGAGATCCCCGCCTGGCTCGAGGCCATGTTCGAAGGTCTCGACGATCGCCCTGGCCCGCGCGCCCTCGTCGCCGCGGTCGCCGCCGCCGACTTGTGCAAGCGCCTTTATGACGGTGGCGTACGCGACTTCCACTTCTATACTCTCAACCGCGCCGAGCAGGCTTACGCGATCTGCCAGCTTCTCGGCCTGCGCCCCAAGGAGATCGGCTGA
- a CDS encoding homocysteine S-methyltransferase family protein: MSPRETFLAEAAKRILITDGAFGTEIQNWKLAEADYAGNLGLSHEQKGNNDILALSKPEVPEAIHRAYFEAGADIAETNTFSANRISQADYGAEHLVREINVESARLARKVADEFQAKDAASGISRPRFVAGAIGPTNKTLSLSPDVNDPGYREIDWDTLVDVYKEQAAALVEGGADFILIETVFDTLNAKAGIMAVKQLEAELGREVPIMLSMTLTDLSGRNLSGHTVEAFWHAVRHARPITIGLNCSFGATQLRPHVKTLSEIADTLIMIYPNAGLPNELGAYDEMPDTTAGFVGEWAVAGQVNVLGGCCGSTPAHIAAIARQVKGVAPRKVPSLEPVTRLAGLEPFIMAA; encoded by the coding sequence ATGTCGCCTCGCGAAACTTTCCTGGCCGAGGCTGCCAAGCGCATCCTCATTACCGATGGCGCCTTCGGCACGGAAATCCAGAACTGGAAGCTCGCCGAAGCGGACTACGCCGGTAACCTGGGCCTCAGCCACGAGCAGAAGGGCAACAACGACATCCTTGCGCTGTCCAAGCCCGAGGTGCCCGAGGCGATCCACCGCGCCTACTTCGAGGCAGGCGCGGACATTGCCGAGACCAACACCTTCTCGGCCAACCGCATCAGCCAGGCCGACTACGGCGCCGAGCACCTCGTGCGCGAGATCAACGTCGAATCGGCCCGCCTCGCCCGCAAGGTCGCCGACGAATTCCAGGCCAAGGACGCCGCAAGCGGTATTTCGCGCCCTCGCTTCGTGGCCGGCGCCATCGGCCCGACCAACAAGACCCTGTCGCTCAGCCCCGACGTCAACGACCCGGGGTACCGCGAAATCGACTGGGACACGCTGGTCGACGTCTACAAGGAACAGGCCGCGGCGCTCGTCGAGGGCGGAGCGGACTTCATCCTCATCGAGACGGTGTTCGACACGCTCAACGCCAAGGCCGGCATCATGGCGGTCAAGCAGCTCGAGGCCGAGCTGGGCCGCGAAGTGCCGATCATGCTGTCGATGACGCTGACCGACCTTTCGGGCCGCAACCTTTCCGGCCACACGGTAGAGGCGTTCTGGCACGCGGTACGCCATGCCAGGCCGATCACGATCGGGCTCAACTGCTCGTTCGGCGCCACCCAGCTGCGCCCGCACGTCAAGACGCTGTCGGAAATCGCCGATACGCTGATCATGATCTATCCCAACGCGGGCCTGCCCAACGAACTGGGCGCCTACGACGAAATGCCCGACACGACCGCGGGCTTTGTCGGCGAGTGGGCCGTCGCGGGCCAGGTCAACGTGCTGGGCGGCTGCTGCGGCTCCACCCCGGCCCATATCGCGGCAATCGCGCGGCAGGTGAAGGGCGTTGCCCCGCGCAAGGTTCCCTCACTGGAACCGGTAACGCGGTTGGCCGGCCTCGAACCCTTCATCATGGCAGCTTGA
- a CDS encoding GNAT family N-acetyltransferase, with amino-acid sequence MDDIPIWRIRQAAPDDAEALSLIGSATFLESFAGIVDGSGIVSHCVHQHSAETYRAYLAKGAKAWLAEVEPGHAPVGYAMVCAPELELAQEGDLELKRIYMLSRYQGTVLASALMQAVVAATPGHTRLLLGVKEDNHRALSFYAKHGFETIGTRRFDVGGKTYDDFVLARVLTPVPAQ; translated from the coding sequence ATGGACGACATACCCATCTGGCGCATCCGGCAGGCGGCCCCCGACGATGCGGAGGCCCTCTCGCTCATCGGTTCGGCGACGTTTCTCGAGAGTTTTGCGGGTATCGTCGACGGTAGCGGCATCGTTTCCCACTGCGTCCACCAGCACAGCGCCGAGACCTACCGCGCCTACCTGGCCAAGGGCGCCAAGGCCTGGCTGGCGGAAGTCGAACCGGGCCACGCCCCCGTTGGCTACGCCATGGTCTGCGCACCGGAACTGGAACTGGCGCAGGAGGGCGACCTCGAACTCAAGCGCATCTACATGCTCTCGCGCTACCAGGGCACGGTGCTTGCCAGCGCCCTGATGCAGGCGGTCGTAGCCGCGACCCCGGGCCATACGCGCCTCCTGCTCGGCGTGAAGGAAGACAACCACCGCGCCCTTTCGTTCTATGCCAAGCACGGCTTCGAGACGATCGGGACCCGCCGCTTCGATGTCGGCGGCAAGACTTATGACGACTTCGTACTGGCGCGTGTGCTGACGCCCGTTCCGGCACAGTGA
- the metH gene encoding methionine synthase: MTATPSSARFVNVGERTNVTGSAKFKKLIMAGDYPAAVEVARQQVENGAQVIDVNMDEGLLDAVEAMTTYLKLIAAEPDIARVPVMIDSSKWEVIEAGLKCVSGKPIVNSISMKEGEAPFLEQARKCMTYGAAVVVMAFDETGQADTRQRKVEICKRAYKLLTGIGFPPEDIIFDPNVFAVATGIEEHDRYALDFIEAVKEIREACPHVHFSGGLSNLSFSFRGNETVRRAMHSVFLYYAIPAGLDMAIVNAGQLDVYDQIDPVLRDACEDVILMRREDATERLIELAESFKGQDKAAEKAAEEWRGWEVTKRLEHALVKGIDAYVVEDTEEARQAAADRGGRPIEVIEGPLMDGMNVVGDLFGSGKMFLPQVVKSARVMKKAVAHLIPFIEAEKEEGAKAKGRIVMATVKGDVHDIGKNIVGVVLQCNGYEVIDLGVMVPWSKILESANENDADIIGLSGLITPSLDEMVTVAEEMQRAQMNIPLLIGGATTSKVHTALRIDPAYEGPVIHVLDASRAVGVASQLLSDTQAEGFKSSVAIDYQKVREAREGKGQSDLLALADARENAFKPDFADKAPAPVQPGLHVFEAWDLADLVETFDWTPFFRAWELAGTYPAILEDEVVGESARNLFADAKAMLEQIVSEKWLTAKGVCAFWPAHREGDDVLLEDGTRLPFLRQQFKKSRSRANFCLSDFIDTQDDWLGGFAVGIHGIEPHLARFQAAHDDYSDILLKALADRFAEAFAERLHSHVRTTLWGYAPEEQFTNEALIREEYRGIRPAPGYPACPDHSLKPILFDLLKAQDNAGIVLTESQAMLPTAAVSGFYFAHPESQYFGVARIGRDQLEDYAGRRGVELATAERWLRPNLD, encoded by the coding sequence ATGACCGCGACACCTTCATCTGCCCGTTTCGTCAATGTCGGCGAGCGCACCAACGTCACCGGATCGGCCAAGTTCAAGAAGCTGATCATGGCCGGCGACTATCCCGCCGCCGTCGAAGTGGCCCGCCAGCAGGTCGAGAACGGCGCGCAGGTGATCGACGTCAACATGGACGAAGGCCTGCTCGACGCCGTCGAGGCGATGACCACCTACCTCAAGCTGATCGCCGCCGAGCCCGACATCGCGCGCGTTCCGGTGATGATCGACAGCTCGAAATGGGAGGTGATCGAGGCCGGCCTCAAGTGCGTGTCCGGCAAGCCGATCGTCAACTCGATCAGCATGAAGGAAGGCGAGGCACCGTTCCTCGAACAGGCGCGCAAGTGCATGACCTACGGCGCCGCCGTAGTCGTCATGGCCTTCGATGAGACCGGCCAGGCCGACACCAGGCAGCGCAAGGTCGAGATCTGCAAGCGCGCCTACAAGCTGCTCACCGGCATCGGCTTCCCGCCCGAGGACATCATCTTCGACCCCAACGTCTTCGCCGTCGCCACCGGCATCGAGGAGCACGACCGCTACGCGCTCGACTTCATCGAGGCGGTGAAGGAAATCCGCGAGGCCTGCCCGCACGTCCATTTCTCGGGCGGCCTGTCGAACCTGTCGTTCAGCTTCCGCGGCAACGAGACGGTGCGCCGGGCAATGCACTCGGTGTTCCTCTACTATGCGATCCCGGCCGGGCTCGACATGGCAATCGTCAATGCCGGACAGCTCGACGTCTACGACCAGATCGACCCGGTGCTGCGCGACGCCTGCGAAGACGTGATCCTGATGCGCCGCGAGGATGCGACCGAGCGCCTCATCGAACTCGCCGAGAGCTTCAAGGGCCAGGACAAGGCCGCCGAAAAGGCCGCCGAGGAATGGCGCGGGTGGGAAGTGACCAAGCGGCTGGAGCACGCGCTGGTGAAGGGCATCGATGCCTATGTCGTCGAGGATACCGAGGAAGCGCGCCAGGCCGCGGCAGACCGTGGCGGTCGGCCGATCGAGGTGATCGAGGGCCCGCTGATGGACGGCATGAACGTCGTCGGCGACCTGTTCGGCTCGGGCAAGATGTTCCTGCCGCAGGTCGTCAAGTCCGCGCGCGTCATGAAAAAGGCCGTCGCCCACCTCATCCCCTTCATCGAGGCGGAGAAGGAAGAAGGTGCCAAGGCCAAGGGCCGCATCGTCATGGCCACCGTCAAGGGCGACGTCCATGACATCGGCAAGAACATCGTCGGCGTCGTCCTGCAGTGCAACGGCTACGAAGTGATCGACCTGGGCGTCATGGTTCCCTGGTCGAAGATCCTCGAAAGCGCGAACGAGAACGATGCCGACATCATCGGCCTCTCCGGCCTCATCACCCCCTCGCTCGACGAGATGGTGACCGTGGCCGAGGAAATGCAGCGCGCGCAGATGAACATCCCGCTGCTGATCGGCGGGGCGACGACCAGCAAGGTCCACACCGCGCTGCGCATCGATCCGGCCTACGAAGGCCCGGTGATCCATGTGCTCGACGCCAGCCGCGCGGTCGGCGTCGCCTCGCAGCTGCTGTCGGACACGCAGGCCGAAGGCTTCAAGTCCTCGGTCGCCATCGACTACCAGAAAGTGCGCGAGGCACGCGAGGGCAAGGGCCAGTCGGACCTGCTGGCGCTGGCCGATGCCCGCGAGAACGCGTTCAAGCCCGACTTCGCCGACAAGGCCCCCGCCCCGGTACAGCCCGGGCTGCACGTTTTCGAGGCATGGGACCTCGCCGATCTCGTCGAGACGTTCGACTGGACGCCTTTCTTCCGCGCCTGGGAACTGGCCGGTACCTACCCGGCGATCCTCGAGGACGAAGTGGTGGGCGAAAGCGCCCGCAACCTGTTCGCCGACGCCAAGGCGATGCTGGAACAGATCGTCAGCGAGAAGTGGCTGACGGCCAAGGGCGTCTGCGCCTTCTGGCCCGCTCACCGTGAAGGTGACGACGTTCTGCTGGAAGACGGCACCCGCCTTCCCTTCCTGCGCCAGCAGTTCAAGAAATCGCGCAGCCGCGCCAACTTCTGCCTTTCGGACTTCATCGATACGCAGGACGACTGGCTCGGCGGCTTCGCGGTCGGCATCCACGGCATCGAACCGCACCTCGCACGCTTCCAGGCCGCACACGACGACTATTCGGACATCCTGCTCAAGGCGCTGGCCGACCGCTTCGCCGAAGCCTTCGCCGAACGCCTGCACAGCCACGTGCGCACCACCCTGTGGGGCTATGCGCCGGAAGAGCAGTTCACCAACGAAGCGCTGATCCGCGAGGAATATCGCGGTATCCGTCCGGCCCCCGGTTACCCGGCCTGCCCGGACCACTCGCTCAAGCCGATCCTGTTCGACCTGCTCAAGGCGCAGGACAATGCCGGAATCGTGCTGACCGAAAGCCAGGCGATGCTGCCGACCGCCGCGGTTTCGGGCTTCTACTTTGCCCATCCGGAAAGCCAGTATTTCGGCGTCGCGCGCATCGGCCGGGACCAACTTGAGGACTACGCCGGACGGCGCGGGGTGGAGCTGGCGACGGCCGAACGCTGGCTGCGTCCCAACCTCGACTGA
- the recQ gene encoding DNA helicase RecQ, whose product MPVADLLPDALDALHATFGFTAFRGVQEHVVSRVLAGQSTVAVMPTGAGKSLTYQLPAVMLEGTCVVVSPLIALMHDQLRSATANGIRAATLTSADTDREVTIDRFREGELDLLYVAPERASQPHFRELLSKARVSLFAIDEAHCVSEWGHDFRPDYRLLRPLLDAFPQVPRLALTATADHHTRADILAQLGIADDGLIVAGFDRPNIRYAIRPRENAARQLKTLLEENPGPGIIYAPTRARVEQLAETLAATGRRVLPYHAGLSPEIRARNQAAFVASEDMVMVATVAFGMGIDKPDVRFVAHAGIPKSIEGYYQETGRAGRDGDPSVAVMFWGADDFARARIRLSEVEERRQQSERQRLDSLAGLVETAQCRRAVLLRHFGEDPAPTCGNCDNCLEPPGVADMTELARKLLSAVYRTGQSYGLGHLEKVLTGIADDRVLQRGHDQLSVFGIMTEDEKPLLKPLARALQARGSLIPTEHGGLALGGDAREILKGEASVPIVLPPKRERKRRGGASSRDTGANPVGNPLFEALRALRRDLAAEAGVPPYVIFHDSTLREMATVQPASLAAMGEIGGIGSRKLDAYGDAFLAVIRQF is encoded by the coding sequence GTGCCTGTTGCCGACCTGCTTCCCGATGCGCTCGATGCCCTTCACGCCACTTTCGGCTTCACCGCCTTTCGCGGCGTGCAGGAACATGTCGTCTCGCGCGTGCTGGCGGGCCAGTCGACGGTGGCGGTCATGCCCACCGGCGCGGGCAAGTCGCTGACCTACCAGCTTCCGGCGGTCATGCTGGAAGGCACTTGCGTGGTCGTCAGCCCGCTGATCGCCCTGATGCACGACCAGTTGCGTTCCGCCACGGCCAACGGCATCCGCGCCGCGACCCTCACCAGTGCCGATACCGACCGCGAAGTGACCATCGACCGGTTCCGCGAGGGCGAGCTGGACTTGCTCTACGTCGCCCCGGAACGCGCCAGCCAGCCGCATTTCCGCGAGCTGCTGTCCAAGGCGCGCGTCTCGCTCTTCGCCATCGACGAAGCGCACTGCGTTTCCGAATGGGGGCACGATTTCCGGCCCGACTACCGGCTGCTGCGCCCGCTGCTCGACGCATTTCCGCAAGTACCGCGCCTTGCCCTTACCGCGACCGCGGACCACCATACCCGCGCCGACATCCTCGCCCAGCTCGGCATTGCCGATGACGGCCTGATCGTCGCCGGGTTCGACCGGCCCAACATCCGCTATGCGATCCGCCCGCGCGAGAATGCCGCGCGCCAGCTCAAGACGCTGCTGGAAGAGAACCCCGGCCCCGGCATTATCTACGCCCCGACCCGCGCCCGCGTCGAGCAGCTGGCCGAGACCCTGGCCGCCACCGGTCGCCGGGTCCTGCCCTACCACGCCGGTCTTTCGCCAGAGATCCGCGCACGCAACCAGGCGGCCTTCGTTGCCAGCGAGGACATGGTGATGGTCGCCACGGTTGCCTTCGGCATGGGCATCGACAAGCCCGACGTGCGCTTCGTCGCCCATGCCGGCATCCCCAAGTCGATCGAGGGCTACTACCAGGAAACCGGACGCGCCGGGCGTGACGGCGACCCTTCCGTCGCGGTGATGTTCTGGGGGGCGGACGACTTCGCCCGCGCGCGCATCCGCTTGTCGGAAGTGGAAGAGCGCCGCCAGCAGTCCGAGCGCCAGCGGCTCGATTCGCTGGCAGGGCTGGTCGAAACCGCCCAATGCCGCCGCGCCGTCCTGCTCCGCCACTTCGGCGAGGACCCCGCGCCCACTTGCGGCAACTGCGACAATTGCCTTGAGCCCCCGGGCGTCGCCGACATGACCGAACTGGCGCGCAAGCTGCTTTCGGCCGTTTATCGCACCGGGCAGTCCTATGGCCTGGGTCACCTCGAAAAGGTGCTGACCGGCATCGCCGACGACCGCGTGCTCCAGCGCGGGCATGACCAGCTTTCGGTCTTCGGGATCATGACCGAGGACGAAAAGCCCCTGCTCAAGCCGCTGGCCCGCGCGCTGCAGGCCCGTGGCAGCCTGATCCCGACCGAACACGGTGGCCTCGCACTGGGCGGGGATGCGCGCGAAATCCTTAAGGGCGAGGCCAGCGTGCCGATTGTCCTGCCCCCCAAGCGCGAGCGCAAGCGGCGTGGCGGCGCAAGCAGCCGCGACACCGGCGCCAATCCCGTCGGCAATCCGCTGTTCGAAGCGCTTCGCGCGCTGCGCCGCGATCTCGCCGCAGAAGCGGGCGTGCCGCCTTACGTCATCTTCCACGATTCCACCTTGCGCGAGATGGCGACGGTCCAGCCCGCGTCGCTCGCCGCAATGGGCGAAATCGGCGGCATCGGTTCGCGCAAGCTCGACGCTTACGGCGATGCCTTCCTGGCGGTAATCCGACAGTTCTGA